Proteins encoded together in one Janthinobacterium tructae window:
- a CDS encoding methyl-accepting chemotaxis protein, whose protein sequence is MSIKRKIWALPVVSAVIFGLGLAVSAYLSTAALNSIHATESADYPVLDMAKSLTLDLAAVGDGLRDAVSEGDKERIGQVDGQAVKLRAKLAAFAAIPGQREHGMQLAKEFDAYYAPAMSAARIMLEMEEGDPQATVSRMQGALAVLNTDLAKTNEQAQAQFKQGIERSAANVRHALNTSIAVALAVIVCLAAVSHFVVRAIWQQLGGEPEYARQIARAVADGDLSMEIATEAGDQASLLAALKEMRGRLAGMVSGIKASAETIQVASAEIAQGNADLAARTESQAGSLDQTARSMDSLTSTVRDNAANAGQAHALVVSASSVAVKGGQVVSQVVTTMGEINDSSKRIVDIIGVIDGIAFQTNILALNAAVEAARAGEQGRGFAVVASEVRNLAQRSAAAAREIKQLIGDSVDRVNVGSKLVDEAGLTMGQIVDSVKKVADIMAEISAASQAQSAGIGDIGVAIGSMDQMTQQNSALVEEASAAAESLQEQAVQLGVALAVFKLAQDGAPAISPMPAPRRLALR, encoded by the coding sequence ATGAGCATCAAACGCAAGATATGGGCGCTGCCCGTCGTCTCGGCCGTGATCTTCGGCCTGGGACTGGCCGTCAGTGCCTACCTGTCTACGGCCGCGCTCAATTCCATTCACGCCACCGAAAGCGCCGACTATCCCGTGCTCGACATGGCCAAGTCGCTGACGCTGGACCTGGCCGCCGTCGGCGATGGCTTGCGCGACGCCGTCAGCGAAGGCGACAAGGAGCGCATCGGGCAAGTCGATGGCCAGGCCGTCAAGCTGCGCGCCAAGCTGGCCGCCTTTGCCGCCATTCCCGGCCAGCGCGAGCACGGCATGCAACTGGCAAAGGAGTTTGACGCCTACTATGCGCCGGCCATGAGTGCGGCGCGCATCATGCTGGAAATGGAAGAGGGCGACCCGCAAGCGACCGTGTCGCGCATGCAGGGCGCGCTGGCGGTGCTCAATACGGACCTGGCCAAGACCAACGAACAGGCGCAAGCGCAATTCAAGCAGGGCATCGAGCGCAGCGCGGCGAATGTGCGTCATGCCCTCAATACCAGCATCGCCGTGGCGCTGGCCGTCATTGTTTGCCTGGCGGCCGTGTCGCACTTTGTCGTGCGCGCCATCTGGCAGCAGCTGGGCGGCGAACCGGAATATGCGCGCCAGATCGCGCGCGCCGTGGCCGATGGCGACCTCTCGATGGAGATCGCCACCGAAGCGGGCGACCAGGCCAGTTTGCTGGCGGCGCTGAAGGAGATGCGCGGCCGGCTGGCCGGCATGGTGTCCGGCATCAAGGCATCGGCCGAAACCATCCAGGTGGCCAGCGCGGAAATCGCGCAAGGCAATGCGGACCTGGCCGCGCGCACGGAATCGCAGGCGGGCAGCCTGGATCAGACGGCGCGCAGCATGGATAGCCTTACAAGCACCGTGCGCGACAACGCAGCCAATGCGGGCCAGGCGCATGCACTGGTGGTGTCGGCGTCTTCTGTCGCCGTGAAAGGCGGGCAAGTGGTCAGCCAGGTGGTCACCACCATGGGCGAGATCAACGACTCATCGAAACGCATTGTCGACATCATCGGCGTGATCGACGGCATCGCCTTCCAGACGAATATCCTGGCCTTGAATGCGGCCGTGGAAGCGGCGCGCGCGGGCGAGCAGGGACGCGGCTTTGCCGTGGTGGCATCCGAAGTGCGCAACCTGGCGCAGCGCAGCGCGGCTGCGGCGCGCGAGATCAAGCAATTGATCGGCGATTCGGTGGACAGGGTGAATGTCGGCTCGAAGCTGGTCGACGAGGCGGGGCTGACCATGGGCCAGATCGTCGACTCGGTGAAAAAGGTGGCCGACATCATGGCCGAAATCAGCGCCGCCAGCCAGGCGCAGAGCGCCGGCATCGGCGATATCGGCGTGGCCATCGGCAGCATGGACCAGATGACGCAGCAAAACTCCGCGCTGGTGGAAGAGGCCTCGGCGGCCGCCGAATCGCTGCAGGAGCAGGCCGTGCAACTGGGCGTGGCGCTGGCCGTGTTCAAACTGGCGCAGGACGGCGCGCCGGCAATCAGCCCCATGCCGGCGCCACGGCGGCTGGCGTTGAGGTAA
- a CDS encoding GNAT family N-acetyltransferase: protein MSHLMISTDKAELDVPAIHHFLSTQSTWAIGIPLATVRRAIDHSLCFGGRLDGRQVAFARVVSDYATFAYLVDVYVLQEYRGRGYGKRLMDAVMAHPDLQGLRRFMLATGTAHTLYARYGFTAPLRPETLMERYVPDIYQR from the coding sequence ATGTCACATTTGATGATCAGCACCGACAAGGCGGAACTCGACGTTCCAGCCATCCACCATTTTCTCAGCACGCAATCGACATGGGCCATCGGCATCCCGCTGGCTACCGTACGGCGCGCCATCGACCATTCTCTATGCTTTGGCGGCAGGCTTGACGGCCGTCAGGTGGCGTTCGCCCGCGTGGTCAGCGACTACGCCACGTTTGCCTATCTGGTCGACGTGTATGTGCTGCAAGAGTACCGCGGCCGTGGCTACGGCAAGCGCCTGATGGACGCCGTGATGGCACATCCCGACTTGCAGGGCTTGCGCCGCTTCATGCTCGCCACCGGCACGGCGCATACGCTGTACGCGCGCTACGGTTTCACGGCGCCGCTGCGCCCGGAAACGCTGATGGAGCGTTATGTGCCGGACATCTACCAGCGCTGA
- the argH gene encoding argininosuccinate lyase: MTDQFSKKGEAWSARFSEPVSDLVKRYTASVFFDKRLALFDIEGSLAHAEMLHAQAIISPADYAEIVRGMAQISQEITAGQFEWLLDLEDVHLNIEKRLTELVGDAGKRLHTGRSRNDQVATDIRLYVRSAIDDITALLATFRSALTDLAEQHADTIMPGFTHMQVAQPITFGHHMLAYVEMFGRDAERMADCRKRVNRLPLGAAALAGTTFPIDRLRVAKTLGFDDVCHNSLDAVSDRDFAIEFCAAAAVLMMHVSRMAEELVIWMSPRIGFIDIADRFCTGSSIMPQKKNPDVPELARGKTGRVYGHLIGLLTLMKGQPLAYNKDNQEDKEPLFDTVDTVIDTLRIFADMAGGITVKPEAMRAAALQGYATATDLADYLVKKGLPFRDAHEAVALAVRACVDAGCDLADLTLEQLRAFSPLTGEDVFEVLTLEGSVAARDHVGGTAPRQVRAAIARVRTQLEK; the protein is encoded by the coding sequence ATGACTGATCAATTCTCCAAAAAGGGCGAAGCCTGGTCGGCCCGGTTTTCCGAACCGGTCTCGGACCTCGTCAAGCGCTACACAGCTTCTGTATTTTTTGACAAGCGCCTGGCGCTGTTCGACATCGAAGGTTCGCTGGCCCATGCGGAAATGCTGCATGCGCAAGCCATCATCAGCCCGGCCGACTACGCGGAAATCGTGCGCGGCATGGCGCAAATCTCGCAGGAAATCACCGCCGGCCAGTTCGAATGGCTGCTGGACCTGGAAGATGTCCACCTGAATATCGAAAAACGCCTGACCGAACTGGTAGGCGATGCGGGCAAGCGATTGCACACCGGCCGTTCGCGCAACGACCAGGTGGCCACCGACATCCGCCTGTACGTGCGTTCCGCCATCGACGACATCACCGCCCTGCTGGCGACGTTCCGCAGCGCGCTGACGGACCTGGCCGAGCAGCATGCCGACACCATCATGCCGGGCTTTACCCACATGCAGGTGGCCCAGCCGATCACCTTCGGCCATCACATGCTGGCGTATGTCGAAATGTTCGGCCGCGATGCCGAGCGCATGGCCGACTGCCGCAAGCGCGTCAATCGCCTGCCGCTGGGCGCCGCCGCCCTGGCCGGCACCACCTTCCCCATCGACCGCCTGCGCGTGGCAAAAACGCTGGGCTTCGACGACGTGTGCCACAACTCGCTCGACGCCGTGTCGGACCGTGATTTCGCCATCGAATTTTGCGCCGCTGCCGCCGTGCTGATGATGCACGTATCGCGCATGGCCGAGGAACTGGTGATCTGGATGAGCCCTCGCATCGGCTTCATCGACATCGCCGACCGCTTCTGCACCGGCTCGTCGATCATGCCGCAAAAGAAAAACCCGGACGTGCCCGAGCTCGCCCGTGGCAAGACGGGCCGCGTGTATGGCCACCTGATCGGCCTCTTGACCCTGATGAAAGGCCAGCCGCTGGCCTACAACAAGGATAACCAGGAAGACAAGGAACCGCTGTTCGACACCGTCGACACCGTCATCGACACCTTGCGCATCTTCGCCGACATGGCCGGCGGCATCACGGTGAAACCGGAAGCGATGCGCGCGGCTGCCCTGCAGGGTTATGCCACGGCGACCGACCTGGCCGACTACCTGGTCAAGAAGGGCCTGCCGTTCCGCGACGCCCATGAAGCGGTGGCCCTGGCCGTGCGCGCCTGCGTCGATGCCGGTTGCGACCTGGCGGACCTGACGCTGGAGCAGTTGCGCGCGTTTTCCCCGCTGACGGGTGAAGACGTGTTTGAAGTGCTGACCCTGGAAGGCTCCGTCGCCGCGCGCGACCACGTGGGCGGCACCGCGCCGCGCCAGGTGCGCGCCGCGATCGCCCGCGTGCGCACGCAACTGGAAAAATAA
- the paaY gene encoding phenylacetic acid degradation protein PaaY, with the protein MVKVYEINGVTPVVHPSAYVHPSAVLIGDVIVGPRCYIGPLASIRGDFGRLILEEGANLQDTCVMHGFPGCDTVVEVDGHIGHGAVLHGCRIGRNALVGMNAVVMDNAIIGEESIVAAMSFVKAGMIVAPRSMVVGTPAKVIRSLTDDEIKWKSSGTGQYHELAVRSMQTMREVDALTQVEANRQRLNFESALPLHLHKNAAAQ; encoded by the coding sequence ATGGTCAAAGTCTACGAAATCAACGGCGTCACCCCCGTCGTCCACCCCAGCGCCTATGTGCATCCGAGCGCAGTCTTGATCGGCGACGTGATCGTCGGCCCGCGCTGCTATATCGGTCCGCTGGCCTCGATCCGCGGCGACTTCGGCCGATTGATCCTGGAAGAGGGCGCCAATCTGCAGGATACCTGCGTCATGCACGGTTTCCCCGGCTGCGACACGGTGGTCGAAGTCGACGGCCATATCGGCCATGGCGCCGTGCTGCATGGCTGCCGCATCGGCCGCAATGCGCTGGTTGGCATGAACGCTGTGGTGATGGACAACGCCATCATCGGCGAGGAATCCATCGTCGCGGCCATGAGTTTCGTCAAGGCGGGCATGATCGTCGCGCCGCGCAGCATGGTGGTGGGCACGCCCGCCAAGGTGATACGGTCGCTCACCGACGATGAAATCAAATGGAAAAGCTCGGGCACGGGCCAGTACCACGAACTGGCCGTGCGCTCGATGCAGACGATGCGCGAAGTGGACGCCCTGACGCAAGTCGAGGCGAACCGCCAGCGTCTCAATTTTGAATCCGCCTTGCCGCTGCACTTGCACAAGAACGCCGCAGCGCAATAA
- a CDS encoding ABC transporter ATP-binding protein — MLTINNLSKSFGGVHAVQDVSFTVKEGNIHSVIGPNGAGKTTLFNLITGVYTPTRGEILLNGENVAAMPPDALARRGMSRTFQNLQVCMNMTAIDNVMVGAHLRLNQNLFASMLRLPSVRRADAACRDEAAGLMEFVGVGRHIDDEAGQMSYGALKRLEIARALAAKPKVLLLDEPAAGLNHTETGEIEALIRKVAQSGVTVVLVEHDMKLVMNLSDHILVLDYGKKLAEGTAAEVRANPDVVAAYLGVAA, encoded by the coding sequence ATGCTGACGATTAACAATCTGAGCAAGAGCTTCGGCGGCGTGCATGCGGTGCAGGACGTGAGCTTCACCGTCAAGGAAGGCAATATCCACTCCGTGATCGGGCCGAACGGTGCCGGCAAGACGACTCTGTTCAATCTGATCACCGGTGTGTACACGCCGACCCGGGGCGAGATTTTGCTCAATGGCGAAAACGTGGCCGCCATGCCGCCCGATGCGCTGGCGCGGCGTGGCATGAGCCGCACCTTCCAGAACCTGCAGGTGTGCATGAACATGACGGCCATCGATAACGTGATGGTGGGTGCGCACCTGCGCCTGAACCAGAACCTGTTCGCCTCCATGCTGCGTTTGCCGTCCGTGCGCCGTGCCGACGCGGCCTGCCGCGACGAGGCGGCGGGCCTGATGGAGTTTGTCGGCGTGGGTCGGCATATCGACGACGAGGCGGGGCAGATGTCGTATGGCGCCTTGAAACGCCTGGAAATCGCGCGTGCGCTGGCGGCCAAACCGAAGGTGCTGCTGCTCGATGAGCCGGCGGCGGGTCTGAACCATACCGAGACGGGCGAAATCGAAGCCTTGATACGCAAGGTGGCGCAATCGGGCGTGACGGTGGTGCTGGTCGAGCATGACATGAAACTGGTGATGAATCTGTCGGACCATATCCTGGTGCTCGACTATGGCAAGAAGCTGGCCGAGGGAACCGCCGCCGAAGTGCGCGCCAACCCCGACGTAGTGGCCGCGTATCTGGGAGTGGCGGCATGA
- the paaZ gene encoding phenylacetic acid degradation bifunctional protein PaaZ → MAHISTLQSLIAGRWLGESAAVPLHSALNNRVIYHTHAEKIDFDEAVTYARKTGVPGLMALDFQQRAARLKALALYLVERKEELYAISHLSGATRADSWVDIEGGTGTLFAYASMGSNELPSSNVLHEGPAIALGKKGGFAGTHILVPRGGLAVHINAFNFPIWGLLEKFAPSFLAAMPCIAKPATATSYLTQAVVRMMHESGLLPAGSLQLVIGSTGDLLDRLNGQDFVTFTGSAATAAKLRTNPNLIAQSVPFNGEADSLNCAILAPDVTPDDVEFDLFVKEVVREMTGKSGQKCTAIRRIIVPEHLMDAVGTRLRERLAKVVVGDPSIEGVRMGALASKEQQSDVAERVATLSQGNEVVFGAADGFSPLGDGAQDGSFFSPTLLLCRDAFGNDAVHDVEAFGPVSTMMGYKDIDEALALAARGKGSLVSTLVTRDPKIAARVVPQVAATHGRVHVLERVASVDSTGHGSPLPQLKHGGPGRAGGGEELGGVRAVRHYLQRAAVQGSPTMLAAITGEYVRGADVNESPIHPFRKHFEDLKTGDSLLTHRRTVSEADIVAFGGISGDFFYMHFDEIAAKESQFGKRIAHGYFVLSAAAGLFVSPGVGPVLANYGLDNLRFVAPVAIGDTIRARLTCKRKVDRNRKDVFGVGQGVVAWDVQVTNQNEELVASYDILTLVSKRE, encoded by the coding sequence ATGGCTCACATATCTACCCTGCAAAGCCTGATCGCCGGCCGCTGGCTGGGCGAAAGCGCCGCCGTGCCCCTGCATAGCGCCTTGAACAACCGCGTCATCTATCACACGCATGCCGAGAAGATCGACTTCGACGAGGCCGTCACGTATGCGCGCAAGACGGGCGTGCCGGGCCTGATGGCGCTGGACTTCCAGCAGCGCGCCGCGCGCCTCAAGGCGTTGGCCCTGTACCTGGTCGAGCGCAAGGAAGAGCTGTATGCGATCTCGCACCTGTCGGGTGCCACGCGCGCCGATAGCTGGGTCGATATCGAAGGCGGCACCGGCACCCTGTTCGCCTACGCCAGCATGGGCAGCAACGAGCTGCCGTCGTCGAACGTGCTGCACGAAGGCCCGGCCATCGCGCTGGGTAAAAAAGGCGGCTTCGCCGGCACGCACATCCTGGTGCCGCGCGGCGGCCTGGCCGTGCACATCAACGCATTCAATTTCCCCATCTGGGGTCTGCTGGAAAAATTTGCGCCAAGCTTCCTGGCGGCCATGCCATGCATCGCCAAGCCGGCCACGGCGACGAGCTACCTGACGCAGGCGGTCGTGCGCATGATGCATGAATCGGGCTTGCTGCCGGCTGGCAGTTTGCAACTGGTGATCGGTTCCACGGGCGACTTGCTGGACCGTTTGAATGGCCAGGATTTCGTCACGTTTACAGGCTCGGCCGCCACGGCCGCCAAGCTGCGCACCAATCCGAACCTGATCGCCCAGTCCGTACCCTTCAACGGCGAAGCCGATTCGCTCAACTGCGCCATCCTGGCGCCGGACGTCACGCCCGACGATGTGGAGTTCGATCTGTTCGTCAAGGAAGTGGTGCGCGAAATGACGGGCAAGTCGGGCCAGAAGTGCACGGCGATTCGCCGCATCATCGTACCCGAGCACCTGATGGATGCCGTCGGCACGCGCTTGCGCGAGCGCCTGGCCAAGGTGGTGGTGGGCGACCCGTCCATCGAAGGCGTGCGCATGGGCGCGCTGGCATCGAAGGAACAGCAAAGCGATGTGGCGGAGCGGGTTGCCACCCTGTCGCAGGGTAACGAGGTGGTGTTCGGCGCGGCCGACGGTTTCAGTCCCCTGGGTGATGGGGCACAGGATGGCAGCTTCTTCTCGCCGACCCTGCTGCTGTGCCGCGACGCCTTCGGCAACGACGCCGTGCATGACGTGGAAGCGTTCGGCCCCGTCAGCACCATGATGGGCTACAAGGATATCGATGAAGCGCTGGCCCTGGCCGCGCGCGGCAAGGGCAGCCTGGTGAGCACTCTGGTGACGCGCGATCCGAAGATCGCCGCGCGCGTGGTGCCGCAAGTGGCGGCCACGCATGGCCGCGTGCATGTGCTCGAGCGCGTGGCCTCCGTCGATTCGACGGGCCATGGCTCGCCCCTGCCGCAACTGAAGCACGGCGGCCCTGGCCGCGCGGGCGGCGGCGAGGAGCTGGGCGGCGTGCGCGCCGTGCGCCACTACCTGCAACGGGCGGCTGTGCAAGGTTCGCCGACCATGCTGGCGGCGATCACGGGCGAATACGTGCGCGGCGCGGATGTCAACGAAAGCCCGATCCATCCGTTCCGCAAGCACTTCGAGGACCTGAAGACGGGCGATTCGCTGCTCACGCACCGCCGCACTGTCAGCGAAGCGGACATCGTCGCCTTTGGCGGCATCTCGGGCGATTTCTTCTACATGCACTTCGATGAAATCGCGGCGAAAGAGTCGCAGTTCGGCAAGCGCATCGCCCACGGCTACTTCGTGCTGTCGGCCGCCGCCGGCCTGTTCGTCTCGCCTGGCGTCGGTCCAGTGCTGGCCAACTATGGCCTGGACAACCTGCGTTTCGTCGCCCCCGTCGCCATCGGCGACACCATCCGCGCGCGCCTGACCTGCAAGCGCAAGGTCGACCGTAACCGCAAGGACGTCTTTGGCGTGGGCCAGGGCGTGGTGGCGTGGGACGTGCAGGTGACCAACCAGAACGAGGAACTGGTAGCCAGCTACGACATTCTGACCCTGGTGTCGAAGCGCGAGTAA
- a CDS encoding branched-chain amino acid ABC transporter permease, with product MEVAQFLQFLYSGMTVGSAYALAALGFTIIYNTSGVINFAQGEFIMLGGMLAAVMSAAGVPLPLAIILAVIATGLVGLLMEKTVIEPAQNAQVITLLIITIGASLVLRGLVQIWLGKDTHTLPAFSGDAPIEFLGASLLPQSLWVLGVTVVIVLVLGWFFGRTLMGKAMLATSHNKLAAQLVGINTRKVLLFSFGLSALLGAAGGILVAPITYTSYDAGIMLGLKGFVAAVLGGLGGGAGAIAGGLILGIAEAMTAGYISSAYKDAVPFVLILLILFFLPQGLFGAKNSERV from the coding sequence ATGGAAGTCGCTCAATTTCTACAATTTCTGTATTCCGGGATGACGGTCGGTTCCGCCTACGCACTGGCGGCGCTGGGCTTTACCATCATCTACAACACCAGCGGCGTGATCAACTTCGCCCAGGGCGAATTCATCATGCTGGGCGGGATGCTGGCCGCCGTGATGTCGGCCGCCGGCGTGCCGCTGCCGCTGGCCATCATCCTGGCCGTTATCGCCACGGGTCTGGTTGGCCTGCTGATGGAAAAAACCGTGATCGAACCGGCGCAAAATGCGCAGGTCATTACCCTGTTGATCATCACCATCGGCGCCTCGCTGGTGCTGCGCGGCCTGGTGCAAATCTGGCTGGGCAAGGATACGCATACACTGCCAGCGTTTTCCGGCGACGCGCCGATCGAGTTTTTGGGCGCCAGCCTGCTGCCGCAAAGCCTGTGGGTGCTGGGCGTGACGGTCGTCATCGTGCTGGTGCTGGGCTGGTTCTTCGGCCGCACCCTGATGGGCAAGGCCATGCTGGCCACCTCGCACAACAAGCTGGCCGCGCAACTGGTGGGCATCAACACGCGCAAGGTGCTGCTGTTTTCGTTCGGCCTGTCGGCCCTGCTGGGCGCGGCGGGCGGCATTCTCGTCGCGCCGATCACGTATACCTCGTATGACGCGGGCATCATGCTGGGGCTGAAAGGTTTTGTCGCCGCCGTACTCGGTGGCCTCGGTGGCGGCGCCGGTGCGATTGCCGGTGGCCTGATCCTGGGCATCGCCGAAGCCATGACGGCCGGCTACATCTCCTCGGCCTACAAGGACGCCGTGCCTTTCGTGCTGATCTTGTTGATCCTGTTCTTCCTGCCGCAAGGCTTGTTTGGCGCTAAAAATTCGGAGCGTGTATGA
- a CDS encoding M24 family metallopeptidase encodes MSIGGTSIEQALASLSDMTGGMVAIGKDEHAQRIARAQDCMREQGIAAIYLNAGANLTYFTGTKWYASERMVGAILPACGEIEYIAPAFEESTLTGFMLIEGKVNCWEEHESPYQLFVDVLARMGIAQDAAAPPRVGICESAAFFIYDGIRPLAPGYALENARAVTAYCRSRKSLAEIALIQRVMDMTLAVHVATASMLVEGITTVEVEEFIQRAHRKVGAPRSYFCIVLFGEATAYPHGVNYVQTLKAGDTVLIDTGCQVMNYISDITRTYVFGTISARQRSVWNSEKAAQAAAFAAAQLGVPCGDVDRAARVSLEADGFGPGYKLPGLPHRTGHGIGLDIHEWPYLVGNDTTPLDVGMCFSNEPMICIPGEFGIRHEDHFYMTQDGPRWFTQPAHSIDDPFGLHA; translated from the coding sequence ATGAGCATAGGTGGCACTTCCATCGAACAGGCATTGGCATCGCTGTCGGACATGACGGGCGGCATGGTTGCCATCGGCAAGGACGAACATGCGCAACGCATCGCCAGGGCGCAGGACTGCATGCGCGAGCAGGGCATCGCCGCGATCTACCTGAACGCGGGCGCCAACCTCACCTATTTCACGGGTACCAAATGGTATGCCAGCGAACGCATGGTGGGCGCCATCCTGCCGGCCTGCGGCGAGATCGAATATATCGCCCCCGCCTTCGAGGAAAGCACCTTGACGGGCTTCATGCTCATCGAGGGCAAGGTCAATTGCTGGGAAGAGCATGAAAGCCCGTACCAGCTGTTCGTCGACGTGCTGGCGCGCATGGGGATTGCCCAGGATGCGGCTGCGCCGCCGCGCGTGGGTATCTGCGAAAGCGCCGCCTTCTTCATCTATGACGGCATCCGGCCGCTGGCTCCCGGCTACGCGCTGGAAAACGCACGCGCCGTCACGGCGTACTGCCGCAGCCGCAAGTCACTGGCGGAAATCGCCCTGATCCAGCGCGTGATGGACATGACCCTGGCCGTGCACGTGGCCACGGCCAGCATGCTGGTCGAAGGCATCACGACGGTGGAAGTGGAAGAATTCATCCAGCGCGCGCACCGCAAGGTGGGGGCGCCCCGCTCGTATTTTTGCATCGTGCTGTTCGGCGAAGCAACCGCCTATCCGCATGGCGTGAACTACGTGCAGACCCTGAAGGCGGGCGACACGGTGCTGATCGACACGGGTTGCCAGGTGATGAACTACATCTCCGACATCACGCGCACTTATGTGTTTGGTACGATCAGCGCGCGCCAGCGCAGCGTGTGGAACAGCGAAAAGGCGGCGCAGGCTGCGGCTTTCGCGGCCGCCCAGTTGGGCGTACCCTGCGGCGACGTGGACCGCGCCGCGCGCGTATCCCTGGAGGCAGACGGCTTTGGCCCCGGCTACAAGCTGCCGGGCCTGCCGCACCGCACCGGCCACGGCATCGGCCTCGATATCCACGAATGGCCTTACCTGGTGGGAAACGACACGACGCCGCTCGACGTGGGCATGTGCTTCTCGAACGAGCCGATGATCTGCATTCCCGGCGAATTCGGCATCCGCCACGAAGACCATTTCTACATGACGCAAGACGGTCCGCGCTGGTTCACGCAACCGGCGCACAGCATTGACGATCCGTTCGGGCTGCACGCCTAG
- a CDS encoding ABC transporter ATP-binding protein, giving the protein MKMEKPQTPLVLDIAGLTSHYGRIQALHGIDLQVRQGQLVALVGANGAGKTTLLRAISGVQPISAGSIAFAGQDVSRMSADRRVRAGICQVPEGRQVFGPMTVEDNLRLGAFTRPAQDVAGDMERMYGLFPILKEKRLLLAGTLSGGQQQMLAMARALMGRPQLLLLDEPSMGLAPLLIAEIFRIVAELRDQGITIFLVEQNAHAALSIADVGYVIETGAITLSGPGPELLHNEQVQSAYLGM; this is encoded by the coding sequence ATGAAGATGGAAAAACCTCAAACTCCGCTGGTGCTCGATATCGCTGGCCTGACCAGCCATTACGGCCGCATCCAGGCCCTGCACGGCATCGACCTGCAGGTACGGCAGGGGCAACTGGTGGCACTGGTGGGCGCGAATGGCGCCGGCAAGACGACCCTGCTGCGGGCGATCTCCGGCGTGCAGCCGATCAGCGCGGGCAGCATCGCCTTCGCCGGCCAGGACGTCAGCCGCATGAGCGCCGACAGGCGCGTGCGCGCCGGTATTTGCCAGGTGCCGGAAGGGCGCCAGGTGTTCGGCCCCATGACGGTGGAAGACAATCTGCGCCTGGGCGCCTTTACGCGCCCCGCGCAGGACGTGGCCGGCGACATGGAGCGCATGTATGGGCTGTTCCCCATCCTGAAGGAAAAGCGCCTGCTGCTGGCCGGGACCTTGTCCGGTGGACAGCAGCAGATGCTGGCCATGGCGCGCGCGCTGATGGGCCGTCCGCAACTGCTGCTGCTCGATGAGCCCAGCATGGGCCTGGCGCCGCTCCTGATCGCGGAAATCTTCCGCATCGTCGCCGAGCTGCGCGACCAGGGCATCACCATCTTCCTCGTCGAGCAGAACGCGCACGCCGCCCTGTCGATCGCGGACGTGGGCTATGTGATCGAGACGGGCGCCATTACGCTGTCCGGCCCCGGTCCCGAATTGCTGCATAACGAGCAGGTACAAAGCGCCTATCTGGGCATGTAA
- a CDS encoding branched-chain amino acid ABC transporter permease — MTNFFTRSRHGGLLVLALVLAILPLFLSNAFYYDVAIRIALNAIVVIGLNLLMGYTGQISLGHAGFYGLGAYASAVLTTHYNWPPLAALAAGAVATGLLALLLARPVLKLKGHTLAMATLGLGIIISIVINNETQWTGGPDGIGVSTFSVAGLEIAGEKSWYLVCAVLLLLVTWLALNLIDSPVGRALQAIHGSEVAARVVGVDTTRFKVRVFVLSAVIASIAGSISAHYIGFITPNLAGFFHSIELVTMVVVGGMASIFGSIIGAALLTILPQLLSSFEGWETVVFGVILMATMIFMPKGLVPSLASRSRKRAGVPKAPAASNKPPAQEV, encoded by the coding sequence ATGACCAACTTTTTCACACGCTCGCGCCACGGCGGCTTGCTGGTGCTGGCCCTGGTGCTGGCCATCCTGCCGCTGTTCCTCAGCAATGCGTTCTACTATGACGTGGCGATCCGCATCGCCCTGAACGCCATCGTCGTCATCGGCCTGAACCTGTTGATGGGCTACACGGGCCAGATCAGCCTGGGCCACGCGGGTTTCTATGGCCTGGGCGCCTATGCGTCGGCCGTGCTGACCACGCACTACAACTGGCCGCCGCTCGCTGCCCTGGCCGCCGGCGCCGTCGCCACGGGTTTGCTGGCGCTGCTGCTGGCCCGCCCCGTGTTGAAGCTCAAGGGCCATACCCTGGCCATGGCCACCCTGGGCCTGGGCATCATCATTTCCATCGTCATCAACAACGAGACGCAATGGACGGGCGGCCCCGATGGCATCGGCGTGTCTACCTTCAGTGTCGCCGGACTGGAAATCGCCGGTGAAAAATCGTGGTACCTGGTGTGCGCCGTGCTGCTGTTGCTCGTCACCTGGCTGGCGCTGAACCTGATCGATTCGCCCGTCGGCCGCGCGCTGCAGGCGATCCACGGTTCGGAAGTGGCGGCCCGCGTGGTCGGCGTCGATACGACCCGCTTCAAGGTGCGCGTGTTCGTGCTGTCGGCCGTCATTGCCAGTATCGCGGGCAGCATCAGCGCCCATTACATCGGTTTTATCACCCCCAACCTGGCCGGCTTCTTCCACTCGATCGAGCTGGTAACGATGGTGGTGGTGGGCGGCATGGCATCGATCTTCGGCTCCATCATCGGTGCGGCCCTGCTGACGATCCTGCCGCAACTGTTGTCCAGTTTTGAAGGCTGGGAAACGGTGGTGTTCGGCGTGATCCTGATGGCGACCATGATCTTCATGCCCAAGGGTCTCGTACCGAGCCTGGCCAGCCGTTCGCGCAAGCGGGCAGGGGTGCCCAAGGCGCCCGCCGCATCAAATAAACCACCGGCACAGGAGGTGTGA